A region of the Mesoterricola sediminis genome:
CAGGAACTGGGGGCGGCCCTCGGCCAGACGCGCGTCTCCCTCAATTTCGTGTGGGTGCTCTTCTCCGGCTTCCTGGTGATGTTCATGCAGGCCGGCTTCGCCCTGGCGGAGACGGGCTTCACCCGCGCGCGCAGCGCCGCCCACACCATGACCATGAACCTGATGGTCTACGGGATCGGCATCCTGGGCTTCTGGGTCTGCGGATACGCCCTCCAGATGGGCGGCTCGGGCGGGCCCGCGGGGGCGGCGCTGGCGGCCCCGGCCTCCATGTCGCGGCTGGTGGGGCCGGTCATCCACGGCCAGGTCTGGGGGCTCTTCGGCGGCAGGGGGTTCTTCCTGACCGGCGGCGCCTACGATGTGTCGGCCTTCGCCATGTTCCTCTTCCAGATGGTCTTCATGGACACGGCCCTCACGATCCCCACCGGGGCCATGGCGGAGCGCTGGAAGCTCTCGGCCTTCACGATCTACGGCTTCGTCGCCTCCATGCTCATCTACCCCGTCTACGCCTGCTGGGCCTGGGGCGGCGGCTGGCTCTCCCAGCTGGGGCGGAACGTGGGCCTGGGCCACGGCTACGTGGATTTCGCCGGATCGGGCGTCGTCCACCTCACGGGCGGGACGATGGCCCTGGTCGGGGCCGCGGTGCTGGGGCCCCGCATCGGGAAGTTCGTGAAGGGGAAGGCCCAGGCCATTCCCGGCCACGACCTGTCCATGGCCTTCCTGGGGTGCTTCATCCTGGCCTTCGGCTGGTTCGGGTTCAACGCCGGCTCCACCCTGGCCGGCACGGACCTGCGGATCTCCGTCGTGGCCACCAACACCATGCTGGCCTCGGCCGCGGGGGCCCTGGCCGCCTACGGCTTCACCTGGCTCAAGTACGGGCGTCCCGATCCCTCCATGAGCGCCAACGGCCTCCTGGCGGGCCTCGTGGCCGTGACGGCGCCCTGCGCCTACATCAACGCGCCGGCCGCGGTGCTCGTGGGCGCGGTGGGGGGCGTGCTCGTGGTCGCCGGGGCCCTCTTCGTCGAGAACACCCTCGGCATCGACGACCCGGTCGGGGCCGTGGCGGTCCACGGCTTCAACGGGATCTGGGGCCTCCTCGCCCTGGGCCTGTTCGCGGACGGGTCGTACGGGCAGGGCCTCAACAACGGCCCCGCCACGGGCGTGACGGGCCTCCTGTACGGGGACCCCGGGCAGCTCGCGGCGCAGCTCGTGGGCATCGGCGCCAATCTGCTGTGGGTGGCGCCCACCAGCTACGCGCTCTTCAAGCTGATCGACCTGGCGGTGGGCATGCGGGTGGCCCCCGAGCACGAACTGCAGGGCCTGGACTTCCACGAGGTGTCGGCCCCCGCCTACCCCAGCGACGGCGCCGGCCTCGGCTCCCCCGTGATGGTGTTCCAGGCGCCGCCGGCGGCCGCCGGCGCCAGGACGGCCCGCCCCGCATCCACCGTCCCCCAGGAGGCCCGGTCATGAAGCTCATCACCGCGATCATCCGTCCCGAGCGCCTGGAGGACGTGAAGGCCGCCCTCTTCGAGGCCGAGGTCACGGGGCTGACCCTCCACCGCGTGGCCGGCCACGGCGGCGAGACCGTCGCCTTCGAATCCTACCGGGGCGCGCCCCTGGTGTACGAGTTCCACGAGAAGGTGCAGCTGGACATCGCCGTCTCGGAGCCCTTCGTGGAAGCCACCCTCGCCGCCATCCTCAAGGCGGCCCGGACCGGGGAGGTGGGCGACGGGAAGATCTTCGTGCGGCCCCTGGAGCGGGTCGTGCGGATCCGCACGGGCGAGACGGACGTGGACGCGCTGACGCCGGATCCCATGCGCTTCCCCTGAAGCGCCGGCGGAACCATCGGGGGGACGGGCACGGCGGACACGGGTGGCTCCTGCGCCGGTCCTGTCCCCCCGGTCACGGGGGGGGTCAGACCCCCGCGGCGTAGGTGAGGTTCAGGAGGGCCATGGCCCGCGTGACCTTGCCGACGCTGTTGCGCTTCGTGTTGGTGTACTGGATCCCCTTGGCGTCCAGGGCGGGGTAATCGAAGTTGCCCTGGTGGCTCAGGTCCACGCACAGGGCGGAGGGCTTGATCCAGTCCGTGGGGAGCAGGTAGTCCTGGGCGGGCACGGCGCTGATGATCACGTCGGCCATCTTCACGAAGCCCTCGAGGTGGTCCTGGTTCGTGTGCTGGTGGCAGATGATGGGCGTGCCCTTGAGGTTGGCCACCATGGCTGAGACCGGGCGGCCGATGCGGAGGCTGTCGTTGATGATGAGGACGGTCTTGCCGGCGAAGTAGTCGGTGCCGAAGCCCCGCTTGATCACCTTGATCACCGCGCGGCCCGTGCAGGGCACCATGCACACGCGGTCGATCCCCTCGGACATGCGCTTCCGGAACTTGTTGAGGTAGCCGATGTTGATGGAGTGGAGGCCCTCGATGTCCTTGCCGGGGTCCACCAGGTCCATGATCTCGTCGTCCTTCAGTTCGGGGTACCGGAGGGGGTAGAAGATGAAGATGCCGTCCGTGCCCGTGTCCTGGTTCAGGTGGGCGATGAGCTTGACCACCTGGATCCCGCTGCCGACCATGTGCAGGGAGGTGCGGATGCCCATCTCCTCGCAGTCCTTCACGAGCAGGTCCCGGTAGAGCACGCTGCCGGGGTCGTCGCTGCCCAGGATCACCCCCAGGCCGGGCGCCCGGCCCAGCTTCTTGACGTTGGCCTTCACCCGCTCGCGGTAGTGCAGGGCGGTCTCGACGCAGTCCAGCTTTCCGGTCGGATGGAAGGTCATTCGGCACCTCCGGGCCATTCTACCGGTTTATCCTAGGACGGAATGCAGGAGGCCCCGGTTTTCATGACAAAGCAGGCACCCCCCGCCCAGGCGCTGCAGGTCCGGCTGGCGGCGTCGTACCCGGACGCCCGCTGCGCCCTGGACCACGTGGACCCGTTCCAGCTCGTGGTGGCCACCCTCCTGAGCGCCCAGTGCACGGACGCCCGGGTCAACCTGACGACGCCCGCCCTTTTCGCCCGGTTTCCCGATGCCCGGGCCCTCGCTTCGGCCGACCTGGCGGAGCTGGAGGGCCTGATCCGTTCCACGGGATTCTACCACAACAAGGCCCGGAACCTGAAGGCGCTGGGGGCCGCCCTCCTGGCGCGCCACGGGGGGGAGGTGCCGGACACCCTGGAGGCCCTGGCCGCCCTCCCCGGCGTGGGGCAGAAGACCGCCAACGTCGTCCTCAGCAACGCTTTCGGCGTGCCGGCCCTGCCCGTGGACACCCACATCTTCCGGGTGGCCCGGCGCCTGGGCCTCTCCACCGCCGGGACCCCGGAGAAGGTGGAGGCCGACCTTTGCCGGCAGTTCCCCCGCGCGGCCTGGATCGACCTGCACCACCAGCTCATTCTCCACGGCCGCCGGGTCTGCGACGCGCGGAAGCCCGACTGCGCCGGCTGCGGCCTCCTGGACCTGTGCCCCACGGGCCAGGGGGCCCAGCCCGATCCCCACAGCGGCCGGGTGCTGGACGCGCCCCGGGGCGCCGCCCGGGTGGCCCCGGCGCCCGCCCCGGCCCCCGCGCCCGCCACGGCCCCCACCCGGATCATCTCCCTGGTGCCCAGCGTCACGGAACTCCTGGTGGCCTGGGGCCTGGCCTCACGCCTGGCCGGCAGGACCACCTTCTGCGTGGAGCCCCGGTGGATCCGCAACACGGTGCCCGCCATGGGGGGGACCAAGGATCCGGACCTCGCGCGCATCCGCTCCCAGCGGCCGGACCTGGTGGTGATGGAGCGCGGCGAGAACACCCGGGAGGCGGCGGAGGCCCTGGCCGCCGCCGGCCTGCCCCTCCTCGTCCTGGACATCCGGCGCGTGCGGGACTGCCTCAAGGCCTACCAGGTCCTGGCCGACGCCGTGGGCCTGCCCGAGGCGGGCCGGGCCCGGGCCGCGGCCCTCAAGGCCCGCCTGCGGCCGGCGCCCCGGAAGGGGCCCCGGACCGTGGTCCTCGTCTGGAAGGAGCCCTGGATCGTGGCCGGCCCCGACACCTACGTGGGGGACCTCGTCCGGCAGGCCGGTCTCATGCCCGTCGGAGGGGACGGCTACCCGCGCCTGGACGACGCCGGCCTC
Encoded here:
- a CDS encoding ammonium transporter produces the protein MDKARRRSWPGGRGALRWGLALLLVTGAAALAAADPSGGATGGIQNVPAQTPGQPTLQELGAALGQTRVSLNFVWVLFSGFLVMFMQAGFALAETGFTRARSAAHTMTMNLMVYGIGILGFWVCGYALQMGGSGGPAGAALAAPASMSRLVGPVIHGQVWGLFGGRGFFLTGGAYDVSAFAMFLFQMVFMDTALTIPTGAMAERWKLSAFTIYGFVASMLIYPVYACWAWGGGWLSQLGRNVGLGHGYVDFAGSGVVHLTGGTMALVGAAVLGPRIGKFVKGKAQAIPGHDLSMAFLGCFILAFGWFGFNAGSTLAGTDLRISVVATNTMLASAAGALAAYGFTWLKYGRPDPSMSANGLLAGLVAVTAPCAYINAPAAVLVGAVGGVLVVAGALFVENTLGIDDPVGAVAVHGFNGIWGLLALGLFADGSYGQGLNNGPATGVTGLLYGDPGQLAAQLVGIGANLLWVAPTSYALFKLIDLAVGMRVAPEHELQGLDFHEVSAPAYPSDGAGLGSPVMVFQAPPAAAGARTARPASTVPQEARS
- a CDS encoding P-II family nitrogen regulator, which encodes MKLITAIIRPERLEDVKAALFEAEVTGLTLHRVAGHGGETVAFESYRGAPLVYEFHEKVQLDIAVSEPFVEATLAAILKAARTGEVGDGKIFVRPLERVVRIRTGETDVDALTPDPMRFP
- a CDS encoding bifunctional 5,10-methylenetetrahydrofolate dehydrogenase/5,10-methenyltetrahydrofolate cyclohydrolase, translating into MTFHPTGKLDCVETALHYRERVKANVKKLGRAPGLGVILGSDDPGSVLYRDLLVKDCEEMGIRTSLHMVGSGIQVVKLIAHLNQDTGTDGIFIFYPLRYPELKDDEIMDLVDPGKDIEGLHSINIGYLNKFRKRMSEGIDRVCMVPCTGRAVIKVIKRGFGTDYFAGKTVLIINDSLRIGRPVSAMVANLKGTPIICHQHTNQDHLEGFVKMADVIISAVPAQDYLLPTDWIKPSALCVDLSHQGNFDYPALDAKGIQYTNTKRNSVGKVTRAMALLNLTYAAGV
- the nth gene encoding endonuclease III — encoded protein: MTKQAPPAQALQVRLAASYPDARCALDHVDPFQLVVATLLSAQCTDARVNLTTPALFARFPDARALASADLAELEGLIRSTGFYHNKARNLKALGAALLARHGGEVPDTLEALAALPGVGQKTANVVLSNAFGVPALPVDTHIFRVARRLGLSTAGTPEKVEADLCRQFPRAAWIDLHHQLILHGRRVCDARKPDCAGCGLLDLCPTGQGAQPDPHSGRVLDAPRGAARVAPAPAPAPAPATAPTRIISLVPSVTELLVAWGLASRLAGRTTFCVEPRWIRNTVPAMGGTKDPDLARIRSQRPDLVVMERGENTREAAEALAAAGLPLLVLDIRRVRDCLKAYQVLADAVGLPEAGRARAAALKARLRPAPRKGPRTVVLVWKEPWIVAGPDTYVGDLVRQAGLMPVGGDGYPRLDDAGLAALDPEVVLLPSEPYRFTVRHRDALARLLPGARVRLVEGRALTWYLSRTEDAILQLRALS